One region of Rhodocaloribacter litoris genomic DNA includes:
- a CDS encoding murein hydrolase activator EnvC family protein — protein MRLPALLLVLLACLPAAAQDIAGDRTATERRLQELQAQIARDEARLAETSEAEEATLKTLQALDRQITLREELVRNYQIRLEELRHERDSLQASLAGLETAIAGLRSEYRQRATHAYKYGRLHDLALILAAESINQMLIRVRYLHRFAEQRRRQLATIREASAEMEQQRLALQEKVEHTDLLLRAAADEQQKLARQKQQRRRVAEELRKQRLSLEASLQEKKTLASQLATRIQALIAEEAARRRTSGSAAGAAFVRLSGSFLQNKGNLPWPAAGPVVEPFGEKVHPVYGTTTPNPGIVIATPPMAEVRAVFDGTVISIDVMPDIGRYMIVEHGQYHSVYGNFALINVGEGEQVRAGQLLGRSGTDAEPKGEGLFFGLFHDGRPVDPLAWLARR, from the coding sequence ATGCGCCTTCCGGCCCTCCTGCTCGTACTCCTGGCCTGCCTGCCGGCGGCGGCCCAGGACATCGCCGGCGACCGCACGGCAACGGAGCGGCGCCTGCAGGAGCTACAGGCCCAGATCGCCCGGGACGAGGCCCGGCTGGCCGAGACGAGCGAGGCCGAAGAGGCCACGCTGAAGACGTTGCAGGCGCTCGACCGCCAGATCACACTGCGCGAAGAACTCGTCCGCAACTACCAGATCCGCCTGGAAGAGCTCCGCCATGAGCGCGACTCGCTGCAGGCCTCGCTGGCCGGGCTCGAAACGGCGATCGCCGGGCTGCGGAGCGAATACCGCCAGCGGGCCACCCATGCCTACAAGTACGGTCGCCTGCACGACCTGGCCCTCATCCTGGCGGCGGAGTCGATCAACCAGATGCTGATCCGGGTGCGCTACCTCCACCGGTTTGCCGAGCAGCGCCGGCGCCAGCTCGCCACGATCCGCGAGGCCTCCGCCGAGATGGAACAGCAACGCCTGGCCCTGCAGGAAAAGGTCGAGCACACCGACCTGCTGCTGCGGGCCGCGGCGGACGAGCAGCAGAAGCTGGCCCGCCAGAAACAGCAGCGCCGGCGCGTGGCCGAGGAGCTACGCAAGCAACGCCTCTCGCTCGAAGCCTCACTCCAGGAAAAGAAGACGCTGGCCTCGCAACTGGCCACCCGCATCCAGGCCCTCATCGCCGAGGAAGCCGCCCGGCGCCGCACCTCCGGCAGCGCCGCCGGTGCCGCCTTCGTGCGCCTCTCCGGCTCCTTCCTCCAGAACAAGGGCAACCTTCCGTGGCCGGCCGCCGGCCCGGTCGTCGAGCCCTTCGGCGAAAAGGTGCATCCTGTCTACGGCACCACCACCCCCAACCCCGGCATCGTCATCGCCACGCCGCCCATGGCCGAGGTACGCGCCGTCTTCGACGGCACCGTCATCAGCATCGACGTCATGCCGGACATCGGCCGCTACATGATCGTCGAGCACGGCCAGTACCACAGCGTCTACGGCAACTTCGCCCTGATCAACGTGGGCGAAGGCGAACAGGTCCGGGCGGGACAACTCCTCGGCCGCTCCGGCACCGACGCCGAACCCAAAGGCGAGGGCCTCTTCTTCGGCCTCTTTCACGACGGCCGGCCCGTCGATCCCCTGGCCTGGCTCGCCCGTCGCTGA
- the rpiB gene encoding ribose 5-phosphate isomerase B: protein MPRKTLITEARVLEAVRAGQQTLAVPPDALITPLARDTARARGLAFVVTEPAARTCACEHPSPTPERTHRVALGSDHGGFAYKRLLHPFLQTLGWQVLDVGTDSEQNCDYPDFAFAVARAVTFGQADFGIMIDGAGLGSAMVCNKVPGIRAACAYNEFTAWNARAHNDANVLTLGSRTLGIEVCKRIVQVFLETPFEGGRHAARVQKLTDIEAHFASDRG, encoded by the coding sequence ATGCCCAGGAAAACCCTCATCACCGAAGCCCGGGTGCTCGAAGCCGTACGGGCGGGGCAGCAAACGCTCGCCGTACCGCCGGACGCCCTCATCACCCCCCTGGCCCGCGACACGGCACGTGCGCGCGGCCTCGCTTTCGTCGTGACGGAACCGGCCGCCCGCACGTGCGCCTGCGAACACCCGTCCCCCACGCCGGAGCGCACCCACCGGGTGGCCCTGGGCAGCGACCACGGTGGCTTCGCCTACAAGCGCCTTCTCCACCCCTTCCTCCAAACGCTCGGCTGGCAGGTCCTCGACGTGGGCACCGACAGCGAACAGAACTGCGACTACCCGGACTTCGCCTTTGCCGTGGCCCGGGCCGTCACCTTCGGCCAGGCGGACTTCGGCATCATGATCGACGGCGCCGGCCTCGGCTCGGCGATGGTCTGCAACAAGGTGCCGGGCATCCGCGCCGCCTGCGCCTACAACGAGTTCACCGCCTGGAACGCCCGTGCCCACAACGACGCCAACGTGCTCACGCTCGGCAGCCGCACGCTCGGCATCGAGGTCTGCAAACGGATCGTCCAGGTCTTCCTGGAAACGCCCTTCGAAGGGGGGCGTCATGCCGCCCGCGTCCAGAAGCTCACCGACATCGAGGCCCATTTTGCCTCCGACCGGGGCTAA